One genomic window of Bicyclus anynana chromosome 10, ilBicAnyn1.1, whole genome shotgun sequence includes the following:
- the LOC112046648 gene encoding N66 matrix protein-like isoform X1, with amino-acid sequence MDVKFYCLILCVLLVVDNAVSTPATLLIDFFNRARNPLPFGQGNGNDNNVNNMNNNGYNGNGSNGNPNNGNGNNGNLNKGNGGNSNPNNGNGSNGSNSNPNKGSGGNGNPNNDNGGNGNPNYGKSNVNPNIGSGGNGNPNNGNGENGNPNNSNGNNGNGFQQRPRGLLVSAIEDRFNRISKAINVLALP; translated from the exons ATGGacgttaaattttattgtttaatactTTGTGTTCTACTAGTCGTAGACAAT gCTGTATCAACACCGGCTACTCTCTTGATTGACTTTTTCAATCGTGCAAGAAACCCGTTACCCTTTGGTCAAGGCAATGGCAATGATAATAATGTCAacaatatgaataataatgGATATAACGGTAATGGTAGTAATGGAAATCCAAATAACGGCAATGGAAATAATGGTAACCTAAATAAAGGCAACGGAGGTAATAGCAATCCAAATAATGGCAATGGTAGTAATGGAAGTAATAGCAATCCAAATAAAGGCAGTGGAGGAAATGGAAATCCAAATAATGACAATGGAGGAAATGGCAATCCAAATTATGGTAAAAGTAATGTCAATCCAAATATTGGCAGTGGAGGAAATGGCAATCCAAATAATGGCAATGGCGAAAATGGCAATCCAAATAATAGCAATGGAAATAATGGCAATGGATTTCAGCAAAGACCACGTGGTCTCCTCGTCAGTGCAATTGAGGACAGATTTAATAGAATTTCAAAAGCG ATCAATGTTCTCGCGTTACCCTGA
- the LOC112046648 gene encoding N66 matrix protein-like isoform X2, translating into MDVKFYCLILCVLLVVDNAVSTPATLLIDFFNRARNPLPFGQGNGNDNNVNNMNNNGYNGNGSNGNPNNGNGNNGNLNKGNGGNSNPNNGNGSNGSNSNPNKGSGGNGNPNNDNGGNGNPNYGKSNVNPNIGSGGNGNPNNGNGENGNPNNSNGNNGNGFQQRPRGLLVSAIEDRFNRISKAVISPY; encoded by the exons ATGGacgttaaattttattgtttaatactTTGTGTTCTACTAGTCGTAGACAAT gCTGTATCAACACCGGCTACTCTCTTGATTGACTTTTTCAATCGTGCAAGAAACCCGTTACCCTTTGGTCAAGGCAATGGCAATGATAATAATGTCAacaatatgaataataatgGATATAACGGTAATGGTAGTAATGGAAATCCAAATAACGGCAATGGAAATAATGGTAACCTAAATAAAGGCAACGGAGGTAATAGCAATCCAAATAATGGCAATGGTAGTAATGGAAGTAATAGCAATCCAAATAAAGGCAGTGGAGGAAATGGAAATCCAAATAATGACAATGGAGGAAATGGCAATCCAAATTATGGTAAAAGTAATGTCAATCCAAATATTGGCAGTGGAGGAAATGGCAATCCAAATAATGGCAATGGCGAAAATGGCAATCCAAATAATAGCAATGGAAATAATGGCAATGGATTTCAGCAAAGACCACGTGGTCTCCTCGTCAGTGCAATTGAGGACAGATTTAATAGAATTTCAAAAGCGGTAATCTcaccttattaa